The Vibrio agarivorans genome window below encodes:
- a CDS encoding pilin, producing MKRTKQKGFTLIELMIVVAIIGVLSAIAIPAYQNYVKKSEAATGLATAKSLVTNVDMFIQEKGSFPTNDSTGFTAVGASTTMNKLGTLSFESISGANGTIKFQFNSNSSIETAFVSLAKANSGWSCSFTTNNKLEANEIPKACKP from the coding sequence ATGAAGCGAACTAAACAGAAAGGTTTTACGTTGATTGAGTTGATGATTGTGGTGGCGATTATTGGGGTGCTGTCGGCTATAGCTATTCCTGCTTATCAAAATTACGTAAAAAAGTCTGAAGCAGCTACTGGCTTAGCTACAGCAAAATCTTTGGTAACAAATGTGGATATGTTTATTCAGGAAAAAGGCAGTTTTCCCACAAATGATTCAACTGGCTTTACGGCAGTAGGAGCCTCTACAACAATGAATAAACTAGGTACACTATCCTTTGAATCAATTAGTGGCGCCAACGGGACAATTAAATTTCAATTCAATTCTAATTCTTCAATTGAAACCGCTTTTGTCTCCTTAGCAAAAGCAAATAGCGGATGGAGTTGCAGCTTCACAACTAACAACAAGTTAGAAGCTAATGAAATACCAAAAGCATGTAAACCTTAA
- the nadC gene encoding carboxylating nicotinate-nucleotide diphosphorylase, producing MKNTHNSQERLDYLKQQLPQEITRAVADTLREDLGGTLDASVDITATLIPADAINTATIITREHGVFCGQAWADEVFKQLGGEVTIEWHVQDGDKVEPNQTLCTLTGPARALLTGERNAMNFIQTLSGCATTVAEYASKLEGTDCRLLDTRKTIPGLRSALKYAVACGGGYNHRIGVFDAYLIKENHIIACGGITQAITTAKELNPGKPVEVETESIEELQQAIEAGADIIMLDNFTTDMMREAVAINAGRAALENSGNVTLETIREFAETGVDYISVGALTKHLKAMDLSMRFK from the coding sequence ATGAAAAACACACACAACAGCCAAGAGCGTCTTGATTACCTTAAGCAGCAACTTCCTCAAGAGATCACCCGAGCAGTCGCAGATACCCTGCGCGAAGATTTAGGTGGTACGCTTGACGCTTCAGTGGACATTACCGCAACTCTTATTCCGGCAGACGCAATCAATACCGCGACCATCATCACCCGAGAGCATGGCGTGTTCTGTGGTCAAGCGTGGGCTGATGAAGTCTTTAAACAGCTCGGTGGCGAGGTGACCATTGAATGGCACGTGCAAGATGGCGATAAAGTAGAGCCAAACCAAACCCTGTGCACACTGACAGGTCCAGCACGCGCGCTGCTTACTGGCGAGCGCAATGCAATGAACTTCATTCAAACACTTTCAGGCTGTGCAACGACTGTTGCTGAATATGCCTCCAAACTAGAGGGCACAGATTGCCGCCTGCTAGATACGCGTAAAACCATCCCGGGCCTACGCAGCGCGTTAAAATATGCTGTCGCTTGCGGCGGCGGCTACAATCACCGTATCGGTGTATTTGATGCTTACCTCATCAAAGAAAACCACATCATTGCCTGTGGCGGCATCACCCAAGCGATCACGACCGCGAAAGAGCTTAACCCTGGTAAACCTGTTGAAGTTGAGACTGAAAGCATTGAAGAGCTACAACAAGCGATTGAAGCTGGCGCTGACATTATCATGTTAGACAACTTCACCACCGATATGATGCGTGAAGCTGTCGCTATCAATGCTGGCCGCGCAGCCCTAGAAAACTCTGGCAATGTAACACTAGAAACGATTCGTGAATTCGCTGAAACAGGCGTAGATTACATCTCGGTTGGTGCGCTAACCAAGCACTTAAAAGCGATGGACCTTTCTATGCGTTTTAAATAA
- the ampD gene encoding 1,6-anhydro-N-acetylmuramyl-L-alanine amidase AmpD, translated as MIDQNGWYSAARHVPSPHFNQREDKEDISLLVVHNISLPPGKFGTPYIEQFFTGKLCAQEHPFFAHIAALQVSAHCLIRRDGEVVQFVSFQDRAWHAGVSSFAGRDKCNDYSIGIELEGTDNTAYTEAQYQALAQVTKQLMQRYPKMTIQRLTGHQYIAPMRKSDPGLVFEWGKFRRLIVES; from the coding sequence ATGATTGATCAAAACGGTTGGTATAGCGCAGCAAGGCATGTCCCGTCTCCGCACTTTAATCAACGCGAAGATAAAGAGGACATCTCGCTGTTGGTAGTGCACAACATCAGTTTACCACCTGGGAAGTTTGGTACGCCTTACATCGAGCAATTCTTTACTGGCAAACTGTGCGCGCAAGAACATCCGTTTTTTGCCCATATCGCAGCGTTGCAAGTTTCTGCACATTGCCTTATCCGTCGTGATGGGGAGGTGGTGCAGTTCGTCTCTTTTCAAGACCGAGCGTGGCATGCAGGCGTGTCCTCTTTCGCAGGACGCGATAAATGCAATGACTATTCCATCGGTATCGAGCTTGAAGGCACGGATAATACTGCCTACACCGAAGCGCAATATCAGGCTTTAGCGCAAGTGACAAAACAGTTAATGCAGCGTTACCCTAAAATGACGATACAACGACTGACTGGGCATCAATATATCGCGCCGATGAGGAAGAGCGATCCGGGGTTGGTGTTTGAATGGGGGAAGTTTCGTCGCTTAATTGTGGAAAGCTAG
- the pilB gene encoding type IV-A pilus assembly ATPase PilB, whose product MTNLPSILRQASLISLAQEQQVIEHIGSQGVTAPQAMLDLHLFEPNELTDHLSQIFGLSEVALTRYDYLPLCQQLGLRELITRYQALPIVSDGFNLTLAIADPTCIDVEDEFRFATGMQVELALADHSALKATIRRLYGQSLDKSENRSKEISQDELEQLVELSEDEIENIEDLSQDESPVSRFINQILLDAVRKGASDIHFEPYEEAYRVRLRCDGILVEVQKPSSQLSRRLSARIKILAKLDIAERRLPQDGRIKLRLNAQTAIDMRVSSLPTLWGEKIVLRLLDSSAASLDIDKLGYNPQQKQLYLNALKKPQGMILMTGPTGSGKTVSLYTGLKILNTPEVNISTAEDPVEINLAGINQVQVQPKIGFGFAQALRSFLRQDPDIVMVGEIRDLETAEISVKAAQTGHLVLSTLHTNSAAESIFRLSNMGIEPFNLASSLSLIIAQRLARRLCAHCKRPHQDAHTLHAIGVTESQGIYQANPEGCTECTSGYAGRVGVYEVMAFNQDLINALLNRASVSEIESIAVRHGMNTLKQSGIEKLQQGVTSLQELQRVLYL is encoded by the coding sequence ATGACCAACCTCCCCTCAATCCTGCGCCAAGCTAGCCTAATCAGCTTGGCGCAAGAGCAACAGGTGATCGAGCATATTGGAAGCCAGGGTGTTACTGCACCACAGGCAATGCTCGATCTTCACCTGTTTGAACCCAATGAGCTGACGGATCACCTAAGTCAGATTTTTGGGTTATCAGAAGTTGCGTTAACACGCTACGATTACCTTCCCCTTTGCCAGCAACTTGGGTTGCGTGAGCTGATCACTCGCTATCAGGCTCTACCTATTGTCAGTGATGGTTTTAACTTAACGCTAGCGATTGCCGATCCGACCTGCATCGATGTCGAAGACGAGTTTCGTTTTGCCACAGGCATGCAAGTCGAGCTGGCGCTGGCAGATCATTCTGCCCTCAAAGCCACCATTCGGCGTCTCTATGGGCAATCGCTGGATAAATCAGAAAATCGCAGCAAAGAGATCAGCCAAGATGAACTGGAGCAGCTGGTTGAGCTGAGTGAAGATGAGATTGAGAACATTGAAGATCTCAGCCAAGACGAGTCACCAGTTAGTCGCTTTATCAATCAAATCTTACTTGATGCGGTGCGCAAAGGTGCGTCAGATATTCACTTTGAGCCTTATGAAGAGGCCTATCGAGTGCGCCTGCGCTGCGATGGTATTCTGGTAGAGGTACAAAAACCCTCATCACAGCTCAGTCGGCGCCTCTCTGCTCGCATCAAAATTCTTGCCAAGCTCGATATTGCGGAACGGCGCTTGCCGCAAGATGGACGTATCAAGCTGCGCCTCAACGCCCAGACCGCTATCGACATGCGTGTATCAAGCTTGCCGACATTATGGGGAGAAAAAATCGTACTGCGACTGCTTGATAGTAGCGCGGCTAGCCTAGACATCGACAAACTCGGCTATAACCCCCAGCAAAAACAGCTCTACTTGAACGCACTCAAGAAACCACAAGGTATGATCCTTATGACGGGGCCGACAGGGAGTGGGAAAACCGTCTCACTTTATACCGGCCTAAAAATACTCAATACCCCTGAAGTGAATATTTCCACCGCCGAAGACCCGGTTGAGATCAACCTCGCCGGGATCAATCAGGTTCAAGTGCAACCCAAAATCGGCTTTGGCTTTGCTCAAGCACTGCGATCTTTTCTGCGCCAAGATCCAGACATTGTGATGGTTGGGGAGATCCGCGATCTAGAAACCGCTGAGATCTCGGTCAAAGCCGCACAAACAGGGCACTTAGTTCTGTCTACGCTGCATACTAACTCTGCCGCGGAATCTATCTTTCGCTTAAGCAATATGGGGATAGAGCCGTTTAATTTGGCCTCCTCGCTTAGTCTCATAATCGCCCAGCGTCTTGCTCGGCGATTATGCGCACACTGCAAGCGGCCCCATCAAGACGCTCACACTCTGCACGCGATTGGTGTTACTGAATCGCAGGGTATTTATCAAGCAAACCCCGAAGGCTGCACCGAATGCACATCGGGCTATGCGGGGCGTGTAGGAGTTTATGAGGTGATGGCATTCAATCAAGATCTTATCAACGCACTCCTCAATCGTGCCAGCGTCTCTGAAATTGAATCGATCGCCGTGCGTCACGGCATGAACACACTCAAGCAATCCGGTATCGAAAAACTCCAGCAAGGGGTCACTAGCCTACAAGAGCTCCAACGCGTTTTATATCTCTAG